In the Sulfobacillus thermosulfidooxidans DSM 9293 genome, TCCCGCCAGGGACGGATGACGGCCACCTTGCGTTTTTCCGACGCGGTCGAACCCGGTACGGTATGGACGTGGAATGCGATTGCCAAGGCCCCAGGATCTTGGGGGCTCGATCCCAAGGCACCCGAAAGTCAACGCGCTATTCTTGTTAACCATATTGTTCCCGATACCTTGCCCAGTGAGTCGGGAGTCTTGTTTAACAATGATCCTATCACTGGTCAAGCCGGTTGGTATGACACCCGGGTGCGGATTTATCCATCCGAACTTCATGAGGTCTGGCCGAAAGTGGCAGCAAGAAAGCCCAAGCAGGTTGAGATGACCCAATTGACCCACTTACGTTATTCCACCCGGAAAGGAGCCCGTTAAACGATGCAGCTTACGATTATTACCGACCTCAATAAATGTGTGGGGTGCAAAAGTTGTCAAGTATCGTGTAAAGAGCATAATACGTCAGGAGAATTTGGGCCTGTCCCGGACCACGAACCTTACCGCGAAGTCGATGGGATGTGGTGGAATCGTGTACTGTCCGTGGAAGCGGGAGAATATCCTATGGCTTCGGTGATGTACCTGCCTAAAGCCTGTATGCACTGCTATGATGCTCCTTGCGTCCCTGTTTGTCCCACCGGGGCATCTTATAAGCGGGCAGATAACGGAGTGGTATTAATTGATTACGATGCTTGTATTGGTTGCCAGCTTTGCATGTGGGCTTGCCCCTATGGGGTGCGGGAGTTCGACGAGCATGAAGGCGTGGTCAAGAAATGCACGTTATGCATTGACCGTATTGAAGATGAAACCCTGCCAGCGAATGAACGGCAACCGGCCTGTGTCCAAAGTTGTCCGACACACGCGAGAACTTTTGGAGATTTAGACGATCCCGATTCTGAAGTGTCCAAATTAGTGGCCCAACGCCAAGGTTTTACTCTATTGCCCGAACTCGGTGCACGGCCTTCCGTTCATTATCTGCCGAGACGACCCATTCCCCACCAGGTCACCAATGATGAGATCGAACGGGTACTGGAGGCGAGCGAATTATGAGACCAACCTGGCCGCTTTTAGCTTTAACGTTACTGCAGGGATTATCGGTGGGCCTTATGAGTATAGCTGCCATACTTCTGTTTACCCAGCCTCATGATCCTAAGATGATTTTTATTCTTCAAGGGACAGCCTTCATTACGGGCGGTATTGGTGGGCTATCTTCGATTTTCCACATGCACCGGCTTCAGGGAGCTAAATACGTCTTGCGCCGGCTTAAAACCTCATGGCTCAGCCGGGAAGCCCTCAGTACGGGATTGTACATGATGGTGGTGGCCTTAACCGTTTTGGTACATTTGGTCGCTTTGCCGCTTTCAGGATTGTGGCAGACACTGAGCGTTATCGCCGCGGTTTTTGGCGTCGCGGCCGTCTATATCACGGCGATGCTCTATGCGACGATCCGGGCGATGCGAAGCTGGCACTCTCCACTGACGGTGCTGATGTTCTTTGGCGCAGCGGCCTTAAGTGGAACCTTGTGGGCATGGGGCATCAGTGGAATGCTTCATGAGAATATCCCGGGATTGCCCATGGCGCTTATGGTGGTACTGGTGATTACGGCTGTGTTAAAAGCACTGCAAATTCGCAATTTCCGCGAAGCAGAGCATATGGTGATGTCTAGCACGGGCACAGGTCTATCTCAAAAGCCCTACCGGGTGATGGACACGGGTACCACTAAACCCCCTTATCGCCATCAGACTCAAATTTGGCCAGCCTTGACGCCTGCACAGCGTGCATGGGGCTATGGGCTTATGGGTCTTTTATTGTGGGGTATTCCGGCGATCTTGTTAGTGGCCGTTCCGGGATTTGACCTAGCGGTGGTGGCCTTGGTCAGCGGGAGCTTGGGATTAATGGTTGAACGCTGGATGTTTTTTGGAGATGCCACACATAGTTCTCGAGTTTGGTTTGCCGACGAGCCGAAAAGACCTTCCCAAGTGGCTCGTTAACGGATAGGATTAAATACAACCTCGGAGGTGTAGCCGCGTGGCTAAGGCAACAGGTATTCGCAGTATTTGGCATTCCATGCCTCTGACACGATTTACCACACGCGAGAACTATATTTGGTTAGTCGTGTCAACTGTCTGTATTGGCGCTTTTATGGCCGCGTTGGATGCGAGCATTGTCAATGTGGCTTTACCCGACATGAGCACCTATTTTAACGCCAGTGCCTCCTTAGTGAGCTGGGTACTCATTGCCTATTTATTAACGTTGACCACCTTGTTAACTTTATTTGGGCGTTTAGCGGATATGCTAGGACGCCGACCCCTTTACACCTTTGGATTTTTAGTGTTTATTGTCGGATCTGCAGCATGTGGTGCGGCTGTTAATTTACCTATGCTCATTGTATCCCGGGTCTTTCAAGCGGCTGGCGCCGCCATGCTTCAGGCGAATTCGGTGGCCATTATTACAGCGACGGTACCTCCCTCTGTTCGAGGGCGGGCCATTGGATTTCAAGGTTCGGCGCAGGCGATTGGTTTGTCTTTAGGCCCAGCTATTGGTGGCGGGTTGATTGCCTTATTTGGTTGGCGGGCAATATTTTATGTGAACGTACCCGTTGGTCTAATTGGCACGGCCATGGCTGCGATGATTTTACCAAAAGACAAATTAAGCGGGAAAAAGACCACGTTTGATTGGTGGGGCACTTTGTTTATGACCCCGTTTTTAGTGTTGGTCATGATGGCATTGACCGAAGGCATGTCGTGGGGATGGGGATCGCCACGAATTCTCGGAATGTTTGCTGGAGCCTTGTTCTTTTTGCTCGCCTTTATTTGGCGGGAATTAAAATTCCGCGCACCTTTAGTCGATATGCGTCTGTTTAAAATCCCGGTATTTAGCATCGGGAATTTTACCGGACTGCTGTCATATCTGGCCATGTTCGGGGTTCTCTTTTTAATGCCTTTCTATTTTGAGCGGGTACTAAACTTTGACTCGGCCGTATCAGGGCTTATTTTAACGGCGGTCCCCCTTGGAATGACAGTCGCTGCGCCTAAAGCGGGGGCATTAGCCGATCGCTATGGACCGCGGCTTCTGACGACCGGAGGCATGGCACTTACGGGCTTAGCTATTGTGGGATTAGCTTGGACCGTAGCCATCCATGCCAGTTTAGTGCCTATGATTATTGAATTGATTTTAGTCGGAGCAGGCCTTGGGATCTTCACGCCGCCAAACAATTCATCGGTCATGGGGAGTTTACCTAGTTCACGTTTAGGCGTAGGCGGCGGTATTTTAAACATGGCCCGTTCCTTAGGAATGGCGATGGGCACTGCGATTTCGGGCACCATTATGGCCACCTTCCTGGCCTTAAATGGCGGGGTTGAGCGGGCTGGGGGACCTAAAGGACCATGGATTCCCGCAACCCGGTATGCTCTTTATGTCCTCGTGGCGCTCTCTTTGCTAGCTTCCTTACTCTCTGTGTTTCGGGTAGCCGCCGGAGAAAAATCGACAACCGTGGAGAAAATGCCGCTGGAATGGTAGTCACATCAACCATCCCAGATCTAAAGGCTCCAATCTCTGCTGCGCATTCAGGATGGAGAATGCTTATCTTTGGGCGGTGCTTCTGCTAGTGAAGAGGCACCGCCAATATTTTTTACCGAGGAGAAGAAAAGCGACTGACACATGAGTGGTGTGTCATGCACGAGGACTTCTCGAATGCGGTTCGAGGAAAGAGCCACATGGAATTATGACAAAGGCTGTTTAAGAGCCCAGGCTTCAATATCGTGTGTTGTCATGGTGCGAACGCCATGACAAGTGAGAGGCGCTAGAGCTGTGATGAGAAACAGGAAACCCGCGGTTCTTTCCACAGTATAAAGACCGAACGTGTGGGCAATGGGCACGGAGATGATTTCGGCCAAAGGGATGAAAACAAATGCGCCCATATCATCAAAGGCCATAATCCGGGAAATTTTGTCACGGGGAACTCCTTGTTGCAATGCGCTGTCCCATAGGGTCGTGGATATCCCAAGTCCTAAGCCCGCTACCATAGCCGCTGTAAGAAGAGACGGCACGCTCTGTTCCAGCCCTAAAATAATCATGGGCACGCCACCCACAGCCGCGGTCAACATGGTGGTACGTAAAGGATGCGAAAACCGGAGCCGAGTGAGAACAAGACCGGCAATAAGAATGCCAGCGGCTTTAAAGCTGAGTATCAGTCCCCATCCTGTCGATCTGAAGCTTTGCTGGGCAATAATGGGACCAAGAACTTGCCAAGCCCCCATTTGTAAGGCATTGAGAAAGGCCCAGGCGAGGGTAATAGGCCAAATCCACTGGCTCTCGCGAAAATATACCCATCCTTGTCGCATCTCGTGGACAATGGACGGGGCTGTGCTCTTCCAAGCACGAGGAATGTGAATGCGGATGATCAAGAGGCTAGCGACAAAAGAGCTGAATGCATTGACAGCAATGGCCCAGCCCCCGCCCCAAGTGGCGACGAGAAATCCCGCTGCTGCGGGCCCGACAATACGAGCGAAACCGCGCGCGGCGCTCAAAAGAGCATTAGCATGTTGAAGATGTGCGGTATCAACCATTTCGGGGACAATGCCGCGCAGTGCGGGTTCCGAAAATGCTGTCAAAATCCCCTGGATGATCGCCCAGGGGAGAATCCATGTGGAATTTGTCCCTGTGAGCACAATAATGGCAATACAGAGTTGAGATAATCCGAATCCCAGAGTTGTCCACAAGAGGATCCTGTCTCGCCGGTAACGGTCGGCGAGATGTCCTCCAATGAGGAGCATGATGATATGGGCAAGAAGCTCACCGGCCAAGATATCTCCTAACAGGCGTTGCCCATGAGGAGCCTGAAGTACAGCAAACGCTAGAGCAACGGGAGTCATGGCATTACCGAACAGTAAAATGCTCCGTGCGAAAAAGAACCGGCGAAACGGTGAATAACGGAGGGATCCGCGGGTTATGAAAGATTTTATCATCCATAGCCTTTCCTTTCCTAAGAATCCTAAGAAATAAAGCGGAAACCATACCCCGGGGTTGGCTTATCATAGAAAAAAATTCGTGGAATGTGTAGACTGATAATTTTTCAGGATTTATACTCATAATATGGATCCGTGGTGAAGCCATGATGTATTTCTTGATCCCTTTTTGCTGTTTGATTGGAAAGTTTTCTGCCCAGGTTGAGATCATGATGAACTTCCTTAGTTAACCTGGTTGCGAACAGGGTGGTGTGACTAATGGGAGTCACTCATGAGACTATCATCCCGTAAAAGGGAGAAAAAGGGCTTAAACGCGACCGTATTGGAAGGAATGCCTTTTTATTCTCGTCATGGCGACAGCCATTCGCACTCCTTATAAAACCCACTCGATTATTCCACAAACCTATCGCCGTATGAACACAAAGACGCTCTAACTTTTGCTTCTTGCGGTTTATGGCTATTGGAGTATACCCGTCTTCGCCTGCTCGATTGCTGGTTTGATTTTGCAGAAGGGTTGGGGCGGTTGCATTCTGCTGCGTCGCACTGGCCCCTGGGTAAGCGATTTAAATTGGAGCGTTGTGCCTCTTGACGAATTCCAACACAAAGCGCCGACATTGCACGATCCTAGGCCACAAGGGGAAGGATCAAGGCACCCAGGCGCAGCCCGATCGAGGTTTTTTGTCGGTCGTGAAGACCTGCGTCCGGAGAACCACGTCGCATGTGATCTCCAAAAACGTCTACAGGGCCTTCTTTCCGCGATAAAATCTTACGACTATCGAATATGTTGGAGTGGTCCCTGCAAGAGGGAAGGTATTTCAAATTACTTTGGCTCAGAAAAAATACCGAGCAGCTCTTGGCGAAACTACTCGGCTTTTTAATTAGTTTAATTGAGATTCTAATCCAGTTGCTGAGTCGGAATGTCAACTTGGAATACCAATGTTAATCAATTTGGACGACATCCTATAAAGTCCTCAGAGCGCATGGTCCCAGGCAATCGTCATGGTGCGTGACGCGACGCTAGGATATAATCCACCGACCCAGTCTAAAAATGCGTTGCTCGTGTCATTGTCTCGATGCTCATGATGGTGGCCATTAAGGTCGGCCCCCAGATCGGCAATTTGAATGCCTTCTTCGACGTGGGCCATGAAAAAGAAGGCGGTTGCGACGAGTGAGGTCAATGAACGTTCTTGGATCAACCGAAAGAGATAATGGTTTATTTAGCGTGATCGTGATGCCACAGGTCTGTTAATGCCGTAATGGCGTTGGGATCTTCGATGGTCGAGACGTCTCCCGGATTCTCCTGGCGAACTACAGCACGCAATACTCGACGCATAATTTTTCCGCTACGCGTCTTTGGCAAGATCTTGACGAATTCGATGGTGCCGATTACGGCGACCGCTCCCAGTTCGCGGCGCACCGTGTGGCGGATTTCATCGGCCAGTTGCGGCGAGGATTCACACCCCGGACGCAAGACGACGAACGCAGCGATCACATCCCCTCGCAAGGGGTCAGGGACTCCTGTAACACCCACTTCTGCCACTGCAGGATGTCGCAAAATGGCCGTTTCCACTTCACTCGTGCCAATGCGATGTCCCGCAATCTTCAAGATTTCGTCCGCTCGGCCACTCACCCACACATAGCCGTCCTCGTCGATGGTGGCGGCATCTCCTGTCACGTAAACGCCAGGCATTTGCTCCCAGTATGAGGTGCGGTAGCGTTCGGAATCGTTCCATAATTCTTGAGTGAGTCCGGGAAATGGATGAGTGATGACCAGACTGCCGGGCTCGTTGGGGCCCGCTATGGTACCGTCGGGCTGTCTTATGTCAACGCCGTAACCTGGGAGGGGAATTCCCGCAGAGCCTGGTTTAATCGGCAATAGACCCAATGGATAGGGATTGCCGATGACGGGTCCTCCCGTTTCAGTTTGCCACCAGTGGTCAATGACGGGAACCCGGTTGTCAAAAACGTCATGTTGAAGCCATTCCCAAGCCGGCGCGTTCAGTGGTTCCCCGGCGGAGAATACACGGGTCACACTTGACACATCGTGTTTGCGTGCGACATCGGTTCCGTATTGCATTAACAAGCGAACGGCCGTGGGCGCAGTCAAAATCGCACTGACTTGATGTTCGGCAATAATACGGTAAAAGTGTTCAGGGGAGGGGAAATCCAGTGCACCTTCATAGCTGATAGTGGTCGCACCGACGAGAAGGGGTGCGTAAACAATAAAACTATGTCCAACAATCCATCCGATATCTGAGGTCGACCACCACACATCGTGATGGGACAAGCCATATAAAATCGCGGAGGCGTGAAGAATACCGACTTGATAAGGACCATGCATGTGGACGACTAATTTTGGGCGTGCGGTGGTTCCTGAGGTTGCGAGAATAAAAGCCGGCGTGTTCGATTCCAGCGGAATCGCTTCCGACGTGTGGCCTGGGGCGGCTTGTAGCAGATCGTTCCACAGAACTGTACGTGCTGGTACGGCGGGGAGCGCCTTGTCCGTCCTTCGCTGCCAGATGAGAGTGTGGATAGGCGAATGGGGAGTGTTTAAGGCTTCGGCGACTATGGAATAGAGGGGAATAACTTTTCCGCGGCGATAGGAGACATCACTGGCGATTAATACGGTGGCTTGAGCTAACTGAATTCGCTGGGCTAAGGCCGCAGCTCCGAATCCAGCAAAGACGACTATGTGAATGGCGCCAATTCGGGAAAGAGCGAGCATGGAAAAAATGGCTTCGGGTCCGGTGGGTAAACCTTTTCGAAGTGAACGCACAATGTGGCGGGACATGCGTGAAGCCAATACCGTATTGACGAAGCTTTTAGATGCCTTAAAGACCCCTTATTATCCTGGCATTCAAGCGGCCTTGCATGATCTGTGGACCCAAACCAACGAGTGGGGAAGACCATCCGCGGTCCCCGAAAGAATTGGCCAGTTCCAGAAAGGCGGTTGCACACTGTGTGGTTAGCCTCTGCCACGGGATCAAAGGATGCTTTTGACGGTATGATTCAATGATCTGGTATCCCAAGGCATATCCTGTCCATAAGGGGAGATGGAGTTCTGGGGAGCCAAAAAGCCACTGGCTGGCATCCTTCCCTTGTACAAAGAGGTGTTGACGATATAAAGGCCATAAATTTTCGGCATCTTGTAAGGTTAACAAGCGAGTCCACGGAACGGGCGCAGGTTTGGACAACACATGTTCTGCAAAATGATCGGCGAGCCCTTCTAAAATCATGCGTTCGAGCAATGTTTCGTGTGCTTCGCTAAGGGTGAGGGCGTGAATGCGCCAATGATGATGATATTCATGCGCGATGGTGGATTCGACAATGGGCAGAGAACAGGATTGGGGATAGATGACGAGCGAAATTTCGCCTTGATAGGTCGTAAATGCCGACACGCCTTGCAGTTTATCCCGGCCAAATTCATCACCAGGATCCATGGGCCACAGTTTAATGGTTAAGGGATGAATTAACGGATATTGCCTGGTGATGTGATGAAGACGTGCAGTCACAAAGTCTTGAATGCGGAGCGTGTTCAAGGCATCCAAAAGGGACTGAAGGGTGTCACCATCCGTGTCTAAAGACACACACCCAAACGCGGTTAACTCTTCCCATTGTAACGTCGAAACATTCAATGCCTGCAGCAATGATGACGGGGTCTTATAGGTTTTATGGCACCAATCTTCAAGAATACTAAGAGTTGGATAAATGACAAAGGGATGCATAAATAGGTTCCTTTCTTTAGATCTTTAGACACAAAACAAAAGAGACAAAAATGAAACATTAGACCCGTCTTGCGACTGCCACGACATTCCGAAAATTCTTCATGACTTCTTGGCTACCTTGTGTTAGACTGAATCAAACGTAAAAGAGGTGTAGCAGAATTATGGGTTTTCTCAATAGCACCCTGGATACCTTGTACCAGCGGCATTTGGAACTTAGCAACAAGGTCGACTGGGGTTATCATCGTTTATTGCCGTGGGAACGAGGACGCAATTTTATCGATGAACCATGGAATGAAAATCAAGGCACAATCTCCCCGGAATTGACGATGGCTGTTGAGACAGCCATGCTTACCGAGATCAATTTACCATGGTTTACCACAGGATTGCAAGCAGTATTTGCTGACGCTCCCTCCGCTCTCAAGCATTTTATTCACACCTGGACGCGGGAAGAGGACCAACACGCTCGCATTTTGGATGTCTATCTTCTTCTCAGTCGCAATGGGGATCCCGATATGCGTGATCACATTCGAAAAAATGTGATTCAGGCCGGGTGGCAAGCAGAAGCCACGGATCCTTTTGCGATGATGATTTATACGAGTTTGCAAGAACTGGCTACCCGTGTTTTTTATTTGAACTTAGCTCGAGCGGCCGAGGCGCAAGATCCGGTATTGACGACGATATTGCGTGCGGTGGCCAAAGACGAGACCTTGCATTATGCCTTTTACCGTGATGCGGCAAAAGCCTACATTGAAGAGGATCCATCGCGCATTGCCACGGTGTGCCGAGTGATTCCGCGCTTTGTGATGCCCGGATTCGGGATGCCAAATTTCCGCCAACGACTCAAAGTGATTGCGCAATATGCCAACTA is a window encoding:
- a CDS encoding DUF2268 domain-containing putative Zn-dependent protease (predicted Zn-dependent protease with a strongly conserved HExxH motif), yielding MHPFVIYPTLSILEDWCHKTYKTPSSLLQALNVSTLQWEELTAFGCVSLDTDGDTLQSLLDALNTLRIQDFVTARLHHITRQYPLIHPLTIKLWPMDPGDEFGRDKLQGVSAFTTYQGEISLVIYPQSCSLPIVESTIAHEYHHHWRIHALTLSEAHETLLERMILEGLADHFAEHVLSKPAPVPWTRLLTLQDAENLWPLYRQHLFVQGKDASQWLFGSPELHLPLWTGYALGYQIIESYRQKHPLIPWQRLTTQCATAFLELANSFGDRGWSSPLVGLGPQIMQGRLNARIIRGL
- a CDS encoding dimethyl sulfoxide reductase anchor subunit family protein, giving the protein MRPTWPLLALTLLQGLSVGLMSIAAILLFTQPHDPKMIFILQGTAFITGGIGGLSSIFHMHRLQGAKYVLRRLKTSWLSREALSTGLYMMVVALTVLVHLVALPLSGLWQTLSVIAAVFGVAAVYITAMLYATIRAMRSWHSPLTVLMFFGAAALSGTLWAWGISGMLHENIPGLPMALMVVLVITAVLKALQIRNFREAEHMVMSSTGTGLSQKPYRVMDTGTTKPPYRHQTQIWPALTPAQRAWGYGLMGLLLWGIPAILLVAVPGFDLAVVALVSGSLGLMVERWMFFGDATHSSRVWFADEPKRPSQVAR
- a CDS encoding acyl-CoA synthetase: MRSLRKGLPTGPEAIFSMLALSRIGAIHIVVFAGFGAAALAQRIQLAQATVLIASDVSYRRGKVIPLYSIVAEALNTPHSPIHTLIWQRRTDKALPAVPARTVLWNDLLQAAPGHTSEAIPLESNTPAFILATSGTTARPKLVVHMHGPYQVGILHASAILYGLSHHDVWWSTSDIGWIVGHSFIVYAPLLVGATTISYEGALDFPSPEHFYRIIAEHQVSAILTAPTAVRLLMQYGTDVARKHDVSSVTRVFSAGEPLNAPAWEWLQHDVFDNRVPVIDHWWQTETGGPVIGNPYPLGLLPIKPGSAGIPLPGYGVDIRQPDGTIAGPNEPGSLVITHPFPGLTQELWNDSERYRTSYWEQMPGVYVTGDAATIDEDGYVWVSGRADEILKIAGHRIGTSEVETAILRHPAVAEVGVTGVPDPLRGDVIAAFVVLRPGCESSPQLADEIRHTVRRELGAVAVIGTIEFVKILPKTRSGKIMRRVLRAVVRQENPGDVSTIEDPNAITALTDLWHHDHAK
- a CDS encoding MFS transporter, with translation MAKATGIRSIWHSMPLTRFTTRENYIWLVVSTVCIGAFMAALDASIVNVALPDMSTYFNASASLVSWVLIAYLLTLTTLLTLFGRLADMLGRRPLYTFGFLVFIVGSAACGAAVNLPMLIVSRVFQAAGAAMLQANSVAIITATVPPSVRGRAIGFQGSAQAIGLSLGPAIGGGLIALFGWRAIFYVNVPVGLIGTAMAAMILPKDKLSGKKTTFDWWGTLFMTPFLVLVMMALTEGMSWGWGSPRILGMFAGALFFLLAFIWRELKFRAPLVDMRLFKIPVFSIGNFTGLLSYLAMFGVLFLMPFYFERVLNFDSAVSGLILTAVPLGMTVAAPKAGALADRYGPRLLTTGGMALTGLAIVGLAWTVAIHASLVPMIIELILVGAGLGIFTPPNNSSVMGSLPSSRLGVGGGILNMARSLGMAMGTAISGTIMATFLALNGGVERAGGPKGPWIPATRYALYVLVALSLLASLLSVFRVAAGEKSTTVEKMPLEW
- a CDS encoding 4Fe-4S dicluster domain-containing protein, with protein sequence MQLTIITDLNKCVGCKSCQVSCKEHNTSGEFGPVPDHEPYREVDGMWWNRVLSVEAGEYPMASVMYLPKACMHCYDAPCVPVCPTGASYKRADNGVVLIDYDACIGCQLCMWACPYGVREFDEHEGVVKKCTLCIDRIEDETLPANERQPACVQSCPTHARTFGDLDDPDSEVSKLVAQRQGFTLLPELGARPSVHYLPRRPIPHQVTNDEIERVLEASEL
- a CDS encoding MFS transporter; the encoded protein is MIKSFITRGSLRYSPFRRFFFARSILLFGNAMTPVALAFAVLQAPHGQRLLGDILAGELLAHIIMLLIGGHLADRYRRDRILLWTTLGFGLSQLCIAIIVLTGTNSTWILPWAIIQGILTAFSEPALRGIVPEMVDTAHLQHANALLSAARGFARIVGPAAAGFLVATWGGGWAIAVNAFSSFVASLLIIRIHIPRAWKSTAPSIVHEMRQGWVYFRESQWIWPITLAWAFLNALQMGAWQVLGPIIAQQSFRSTGWGLILSFKAAGILIAGLVLTRLRFSHPLRTTMLTAAVGGVPMIILGLEQSVPSLLTAAMVAGLGLGISTTLWDSALQQGVPRDKISRIMAFDDMGAFVFIPLAEIISVPIAHTFGLYTVERTAGFLFLITALAPLTCHGVRTMTTHDIEAWALKQPLS
- a CDS encoding acyl-ACP desaturase, giving the protein MGFLNSTLDTLYQRHLELSNKVDWGYHRLLPWERGRNFIDEPWNENQGTISPELTMAVETAMLTEINLPWFTTGLQAVFADAPSALKHFIHTWTREEDQHARILDVYLLLSRNGDPDMRDHIRKNVIQAGWQAEATDPFAMMIYTSLQELATRVFYLNLARAAEAQDPVLTTILRAVAKDETLHYAFYRDAAKAYIEEDPSRIATVCRVIPRFVMPGFGMPNFRQRLKVIAQYANYGVKDYYHSVLRVVLEFWGILQYDVSSSTKDARQTLDRYLSKLGRVAQRETAQA